In Coffea eugenioides isolate CCC68of unplaced genomic scaffold, Ceug_1.0 ScVebR1_3335;HRSCAF=4532, whole genome shotgun sequence, the genomic stretch AGCCTGtgttggcctaatcagcaacatccctcagatcccgGTTCGACGGGACTAACCGCCCAGCCCGTGGCACCCAGGGGTGCAGACCCTCATGCTGGCCGagcgtggtacggtgctttgcgctgccattgtggttaaggaaataaagttgcgccttcactaacagctatagcttttggtgcaatggtaagcgcttgatcctgGAAAGTGGGTATCAGAGGCGGGTCGCGGTTTTGAATCTCCTGGGGCTTGTTGCTGGGGGGATTGgttggcctaatcagcaacatccctcagatcccgGTTCGACGGGACTAACCGCCCAGCCCGTGGCACCCAGGGGTGCAGACCCTCATGCTGGCCGagcgtggtacggtgctttgcgctgccattgtggttaaggaaataaagttgcgccttcactaacagctatagcttttggtgcaatggtaagcgcttgatcctgacaGCCTGTTTTACACCAGGTGTTGTATGATACCTTCTAGTCTTCAGATGTTGGGAGATGGTTTCTTCCAGCCAATCATCTCCAGGGCCATCCGATTCTTCAACATCAGCATTCGAATCTTCATACAGATCAAACACCGTAGGCTCCTGCCCATGACTCAGTTCAACCAATGCAGTCTCTTCTTCTGGCTCAATCCTAATCCGCATGAAGATATTTGAAAACTGGTAATCAGATTCTTGAAACCAGCCACCAGTATTATTAGTGTTGTTCTCCTCGTACTCCCCAGCCGGAGAAAGAAGTACGAGGTTTGCTGGTTGACTGATGTGGTGATGATTATCAAAGCCAGTTGCTGCTTGCACATAATTCCCTTGCATCAACATTGCAGTGTTGTATGGCAAAGGGCCAAGAGTGAAACAAGAGGCAGGTAGTATTGGATAATGATGGCAAGGAGGATATTCCAGGCTGCTGAAACCATAAATGGGCAGCGGAGAATGAGGGTACATCGTAATCTGATTGGGAAAGTAAATATTTTACCGTTTTACAaaattcaattcgaattcggtaaatCCGAATTCAAAAACCCCAAAACCAAATTCGACCCTAATTCGATTCTTACTAATTCGATACCACCGATTTACCGACTGAAttaccgaattaccgaattcgaattacCAAATTGAAATCGATTTCGATCGGTAATTCGGTAATTACCGTAATTGCTCATGTTTGACTTTTAGAAAAAACACAGTTTGGATTACCTTGTTATCTTCTAAATACGATACCTAACTGGTGTTGATATTCACATGCTTGTTGAGGATGTCATGCCTTATGATGCTTGGTTTGAGTTattcaagggcaaaatgaaaTATCAGAAGGAAAACGTATGGGACAAGGCCAAAATATATCTTGGGGCATTATTTAGGTCAGTTTTAAAATTGTCGTTGCAATTATCTTAGTTatgtcttttgatttttttcattcctttaatctgaaaattttgttaaaaatttctAGTGAGCTTATGGAATCAATGTTGAAAGCTcatgaaaatggtttcaaagtTCATGATAGAATTGGTATCGTTGTATATGTGGAGAAGGAAGGGGACCATGATCATATTGTGAAAAAATTGCAAGGTCACATAATTGGATTTATTGCTATTTGGTATTCTTATGCAAACCTGAAGTGTCCTGTATAtctttttgatattatctaaactaTTTATTCTCTCCTAATCTACTATTGGTGTGAGTACACAAGGGGGTCCCTTACGTAGAACGACAATGAAATGGTTTTGGCGAAAGGTGGATACATTCCTTAAAGGGATGGCAGACGTTTTAGTGCAGCACCACAGCATCCTATCTAATTTTCATAATTAAATTTTGTAGTGGATAGTCTAATTTTCACTATATATGCCACCGTATGTAAAAAGGCAATTAGAGATATTTCAATTGTCCAAACATCATTCTACATTCTGAAGTATATAAGTTATAAAAATAGGGGATGAAACCCA encodes the following:
- the LOC113757812 gene encoding uncharacterized protein LOC113757812; amino-acid sequence: MYPHSPLPIYGFSSLEYPPCHHYPILPASCFTLGPLPYNTAMLMQGNYVQAATGFDNHHHISQPANLVLLSPAGEYEENNTNNTGGWFQESDYQFSNIFMRIRIEPEEETALVELSHGQEPTVFDLYEDSNADVEESDGPGDDWLEETISQHLKTRRYHTTPGVKQAEREEAEICVVCLSEYENEEILATLAVFWNSVIR